The Primulina huaijiensis isolate GDHJ02 unplaced genomic scaffold, ASM1229523v2 scaffold40239, whole genome shotgun sequence genome has a window encoding:
- the LOC140969128 gene encoding exocyst complex component EXO70E2-like, which translates to MGDSLDTVPVMETEEDFIAAVQQILKAVELKKDWTDEARRILANLGSQLCNISRIHQSDDEKLKEEEGLNDLEQQLNKIQDIIMNWEKEQSMIWDFGPEAAYEYLKAVDEVRKLIEILEDNSLNNSSADLACLRRAHDILQTAMARLEEEFKILLIQNMQPFEPEHLSFRSNEEDIIDAGSVISSGDDSVEDLVQRESMGRASEDHIIELVHPDVIPDLKSIVHLMYDSDYGRECSQAFINVQKDALDDCLSILEVEKFSIEDVLKMDWNGLNSKIRRWIRAMKIFARVYLASVKLLTDQIFGELESVSSVCFAESAKTAILQLLNFGEAIAIGPHQPEKLMRVLDMYEVLADLIPDIASLYSDEAGSCVRTECEDVLQRLGGCAKATFIEFDKVVASNPSTNALSGGAVHPLTRYVLNYVKNLTDYSKTLDVILQDGEKDPASFSPDSSPVSEEEKNVNGSSQPSPMVLHFRSLISNLESNLDEKSKLYKDEALQHLFLTNNIHYITKNVKESELRTVLGDEWIRRHNWRFQQHAMNYERATWSSILTLLRDDGIQHPGSHSISRTLLKEKLQNFYLAFEEVYKSQTEWSVRDLQLREDLRISSLRVIQAYRTFVGRHINHISEKHIKYTADDLENHLSHLFEGSQKSLHGGHKKS; encoded by the coding sequence ATGGGGGATAGTTTAGATACGGTACCGGTgatggaaacagaagaagactTTATTGCTGCAGTACAGCAAATCTTGAAAGCAGTTGAATTAAAGAAGGATTGGACGGACGAAGCTAGGAGGATCTTGGCAAATTTAGGCTCCCAGTTGTGTAATATAAGTAGAATCCATCAAAGCGACGATGAAAAACTGAAGGAGGAAGAGGGTCTTAATGACCTTGAGCAGCAGCTCAATAAAATCCAAGATATAATCATGAATTGGGAGAAGGAGCAATCTATGATATGGGATTTTGGACCTGAAGCAGCTTATGAGTATTTGAAAGCTGTTGATGAAGTTCGAAAGTTGATTGAAATATTGGAGGATAACAGTTTAAATAACAGCAGCGCCGACTTGGCTTGTCTGCGTAGGGCTCATGATATTCTTCAGACAGCAATGGCTAGGCTAGAAGAAGAGTTCAAGATCTTACTGATTCAAAATATGCAGCCTTTCGAGCCAGAGCATTTGTCTTTTCGTTCTAATGAGGAGGATATCATCGATGCAGGCTCTGTTATTTCCTCCGGGGATGATTCGGTTGAGGATTTAGTCCAAAGAGAGAGCATGGGTCGTGCCTCGGAAGATCACATAATTGAACTGGTGCATCCGGATGTGATTCCGGACCTAAAAAGTATTGTTCATTTGATGTATGATTCGGACTATGGTAGGGAATGCTCACAAGCGTTTATTAATGTTCAAAAAGACGCTCTGGATGACTGCCTTTCCATCCTTGAAGTGGAAAAATTTAGCATTGAAGATGTGCTGAAAATGGATTGGAATGGATTGAACTCGAAAATCAGGAGATGGATCCGAGCCATGAAAATCTTTGCGCGGGTTTATCTTGCTAGTGTAAAGTTACTGACTGATCAGATTTTTGGAGAGCTCGAATCTGTTAGTTCAGTTTGCTTTGCCGAGTCAGCAAAAACAGCCATTCTGCAGCTCCTGAATTTTGGTGAAGCCATAGCCATCGGACCCCATCAACCTGAAAAGTTGATGCGGGTTCTTGACATGTACGAGGTTCTTGCGGATCTCATTCCAGATATTGCATCTTTGTACTCTGATGAAGCTGGATCATGTGTTAGAACCGAATGCGAAGATGTGCTGCAGAGATTGGGGGGTTGTGCGAAGGCAACCTTTATCGAGTTTGATAAAGTTGTTGCCTCAAATCCTTCAACTAACGCCCTTTCTGGCGGTGCAGTTCACCCCCTTACTAGATACGTGTTGAATTACGTCAAGAATCTTACAGATTACAGCAAGACACTCGATGTCATATTGCAGGACGGAGAAAAAGATCCTGCCTCATTTTCACCTGACTCGAGCCCAGTCAGTGAGGAGGAGAAGAATGTCAATGGGAGCTCCCAGCCTTCTCCTATGGTCTTACATTTCAGATCCCTCATCTCGAATCTTGAATCCAACCTCGACGAAAAATCCAAGTTATACAAAGACGAGGCATTGCAGCACCTTTTCTTGACGAATAACATACACTATATCACCAAGAATGTCAAGGAATCCGAACTCAGAACAGTCCTAGGCGACGAGTGGATTCGAAGGCATAACTGGAGATTCCAACAACACGCAATGAATTACGAGAGAGCTACTTGGAGCTCGATCCTCACCTTGTTAAGAGACGACGGGATCCAACATCCCGGTTCTCATTCTATTTCGAGGACCCTTCTTAAGGAGAAGCTGCAGAACTTTTATCTCGCCTTTGAGGAGGTTTACAAGAGCCAAACAGAGTGGTCTGTCCGGGATCTCCAGCTTAGAGAAGATCTGCGTATCTCGTCCCTCAGAGTAATCCAGGCTTATCGGACTTTCGTAGGAAGACATATCAATCATATCAGCGAAAAGCACATCAAATACACCGCTGATGATTTGGAGAATCACCTCTCGCATCTTTTTGAGGGATCCCAAAAATCATTACATGGTGGCCACAAGAAGTCTTAG
- the LOC140969157 gene encoding large ribosomal subunit protein uL6c: MASPVGASVQSSSLRCPFLGEANRIPVSGISVSRVLVVRKTLECKESRIGKQPIVVPSNVNLTMEGQDLKVNGPLGELALTYPREIKLEKEESGFLRVRKTVETRRANQMHGLFRTLTDNMLVGVSKGFEKRLQLIGTGYRAMVEGKDIVLNLGFSHPVRMEIPDGIQVKVEDNTRIAVSGYDKSAIGQFSASIRKWRPPEPYKGKGVKYADEIVRRKEGKAGKKK; encoded by the exons ATGGCATCTCCGGTTGGCGCTTCTGTGCAGTCCAG TTCCCTAAGGTGCCCTTTTCTCGGGGAGGCAAATAGAATCCCTGTTTCTGGGATTTCTGTTTCTCGAGTTCTGGTTGTTAGAAAGACTCTCGAATGCAAGGAATCGAGAATCGGAAAGCAGCCGATTGTGGTGCCTTCTAATGTAAATCTCACGATGGAAGGCCAAGATTTGAAAGTAAACGGTCCTTTGGGGGAGCTCGCTTTAACTTATCCCCGAGAAATAAAGCTTGAGAAGGAAGAGTCTGGATTTCTTAGGGTGAGAAAGACAGTGGAGACCAGAAGAGCCAATCAGATGCACGGATTATTCAG GACCCTAACCGATAACATGTTGGTCGGTGTTTCTAAAGGATTCGAGAAAAGACTTCAATTGATAGGCACTGGATATCGAGCTATGGTTGAAGGGAAAGACATTGTTCTCAATCTTGGTTTTTCTCATCCGGTAAGAATGGAAATCCCTGATGGCATCCAGGTGAAGGTGGAAGACAACACCAGAATAGCTGTTAGCGGATATGACAAGTCGGCCATTGGCCAATTCTCTGCTTCCATTCGGAAATGGAGACCTCCAGAGCCATACAAAGGTAAAGGTGTCAAATATGCTGATGAAATTGTAAGAAGAAAAGAGGGTAAAGCAGGCAAAAAGAAGTAA
- the LOC140969133 gene encoding alpha/beta hydrolase domain-containing protein VTE7-like — MVGALALGYPLYQCHPGKLLDFELSCRGGGDRGCGGDPNGEFPSFLPKEVHKIRDPLARTLAQRIQRLPVQVGFSESCIMSSCVTPTMRSTANPVVLLHCFDSSCLEWRSAYPLLEDAGLEVWAIDLLGWGFSDLECRPPCNVASKRYHLYQLWKSHIKRPMTLVGPSLGAAAAIDFAVNFPEAVDRLVLINAHVYTKGTGVLTKLPRPLAYAMASLLKSVPIRWYAKLLVFEGISVSTIFDYTEVGRLHCLLPWWEDATVNFMLSGGYNVMGQIERVKQKVLLIISEHDNIVDNKLAERLLNELPNATMREISNCGHMPHIEKPNVIAKLIIDFTRGGTNGAIREVEVPISYFVDDNSCKTNR, encoded by the exons ATGGTGGGAGCTTTGGCATTGGGATATCCGCTTTATCAATGCCATCCCGGGAAGCTGCTGGATTTCGAACTTTCTTGTCGCGGCGGGGGCGATCGCGGGTGTGGCGGCGATCCCAACGGAGAGTTTCCATCTTTTCTTCCGAAGGAAGTGCACAAGATTAGAGACCCTTTAGCGAGAACTTTGGCTCAGAGGATACAGAGGCTTCCTGTGCAG GTTGGATTTTCCGAGAGTTGCATAATGAGTAGCTGTGTGACCCCAACGATGCGAAGCACTGCCAATCCGGTGGTTCTTCTCCATTGCTTTGATAG CTCTTGTTTAGAATGGAGAAGTGCATATCCTTTGCTGGAGGATGCTGGGTTAGAGGTTTGGGCAATCGACCTTCTTGGATGGGGTTTCTCTGATTTAG AATGCCGCCCACCTTGTAATGTTGCATCGAAAAGATACCACCTTTACCAG CTATGGAAGTCTCACATCAAAAGACCAATGACTTTAGTTGGACCTAGCCTTGGTGCAGCTGCTGCAATAGATTTTGCTGTCAATTTTCCTGAAGCT GTCGATAGGCTCGTTTTGATTAATGCACATGTTTATACCAAAGGGACTGGGGTTCTCACTAAATTACCCAGACCGTTGGCCTATGCAATG GCCTCTCTGCTGAAGAGTGTGCCAATACGGTGGTATGCAAAGCTACTGGTTTTCGAGGGTATATCAGTTTCTACGATATTTGACTATACAGAA GTGGGACGCCTTCACTGCCTCTTGCCGTGGTGGGAAGACGCTACCGTGAACTTTATGCTCAGTGGGGGATACAATGTCATGGGGCAAATCGAAAGG GTAAAGCAAAAAGTTCTTCTCATCATCAGCGAGCATGATAATATTGTGGACAACAAGCTTGCAGAG AGGCTGCTGAATGAACTGCCAAACGCTACAATGAGAGAAATATCGAATTGTGGGCATATGCCTCACATTGAGAAACCAAATGTGATCGCCAAACTGATTATCGATTTCACTCGAGGAGGCACGAATGGAGCTATTCGTGAGGTTGAGGTGCCGATTTCTTACTTTGTGGATGACAACTCTTGTAAAACAAACAGATAG